Within Meiothermus cerbereus DSM 11376, the genomic segment AAGAGGCTGCAGGCCCTGGCTGGATAACCCCACTTGAGGGAGTAGGCCTTGAAACTCCTGCTGCAGCTGTTGGATTGTTCCTTCAAGCTCCTGTCCAACGGCTCGGAAGTTTGCTGTTAGCTGGCCGGGTGTCGCAGAAGGAGTAGGCGTCCCACCACCACCACTTGTGCCACATGAAGCGAGGAGAATGCCTAAAACCAAAACGCTTACAATCCTCCAATGGCCTTTCATGTGTAGACCTCCACCTCAAGAGTATTTACTGTGTTGGGCGATGTCAACCTGATTCTAGAGAACCATAACACCATAAACATCATTTACAGTTAGGCCCCCATGCAGGTAACATAGGGACGTCTGAGGCAGGGCGCACCCGCCCAGGCATGGAAACCAGCCCAAAACCAAAACGGAGCTGTCCGTTGTACACAACCCACTTTCTACATCAGGGTTGGAGTACGCTATGGTGTTTACACCAAGCCAATCGCAGTATTCTGTACAAGCACTTACTGCGTTCAGTTTGGCGGTGCTGGGGTTATGCCTGAACCACTAGACGGCTTGTCACAAAGGAGAAACTATGGCCTACCGAGACGACTTTAAAACCCGCAAAAGCCTCTCCACCAAAATGGGTGAGGTGCATTACTTCGACATTATGGAACTCGAGCGTCAGGGCATTGCGCCGGTGTCCAGGCTGCCCTTTAGCATCCGGGTGATGCTAGAAAGCCTCCTGCGCAACCACGACGAGTACAAGATTACCAAAGACGACGTGGTGGCCCTGGCCAACTGGCAGCCCGACCCCGGCGAGGTCAATGTGCCACTGATGCTGGCCCGGGTCATCCTGCAAGACTTTACCGGCGTGCCAGCGGTGGTAGACCTGGCCGCCATGCGCGATGCCGTGGCCAAGCTGGGTGGCGACCCCGAGATGATCAACCCCACCGTACCGGTAGACCTGGTGATTGACCACAGTGTGCAGGTGGACTATTTCGGTACTTCGTATGCCTTTGCCCAGAACGTGGAGCTCGAGTACAAGCGCAACGAGGAGCGCTACCGCCTGATCAAGTGGGGTCAGAACGCCCTCAAAAACTTTCGCGCCGTACCCCCCGGCACCGGCATCGTGCACCAGGTGAACCTCGAGTACCTGGCTTCGGTGGTGATGACGCAAAAAGACGAGGACGGCAAGCTGTACGCCTTCCCCGATTCTCTGGTGGGCACCGACAGCCACACCACCATGATCAACGGCCTGGGCGTGCTGGGCTGGGGGGTGGGTGGCATCGAGGCCGAGGCGGTGATGCTGGGCCAGCCCTACTACATGCTGGCGCCCAAAGTGATCGGCTTCAAGCTACTGGGCGAACTGCCCGAAGGTGCCACCGCCACCGACTTAGTGCTGCGGGTAACCGAGATGATTCGCAAGCACGGGGCGGTGGGCAAGTTCGTGGAGTTCTATGGCCCCGGCGTGTCCAAACTCTCGCTGGCCGACCGCGCCACCATTGCCAACATGTCACCGGAGTACGGCGCGACCATGGGCTACTTCCCCATCGACGACGAGACCCTGGCCTACCTGCGTCTTACGGGCCGCTCCGACGAGCAGGTAGACCTGGTGGAGAAGTACGCCAAGGCCGTGGGGCTGTGGCGCACCGACGAGGCCGCCCCGGTCTACAGCGAGCACCTCGAGCTCGACCTCTCCACCGTAGTGCCCGCCCTAGCCGGCCCCAAGCGCCCACAAGACCGGGTCAACCTAGGCGAAGTGAAGCAGAGCTTCCTGGAACACCTCACCAAAGACCCCAAAGAACGCGGATTTGGTCTAAAGCCTGAGCAGCTCGATAAAAAAGTGGTTGTCCAGCGGGGCCGCGACGAGTTTGAGCTCGCCCACGGCTCGGTGGTGATTGCCGCCATCACCAGCTGCACCAACACCTCCAACCCCTCGGTGATGCTGGGGGCAGGCCTGCTGGCCAAGAAAGCCGTGGAGGCCGGTCTGGACACCCAGCCCTGGGTCAAGAGCAGCCTGGCTCCCGGCTCCAAGGTGGTCACCGAGTACCTCGACGCCGCCGGACTCACCCCCTTCCTCGAGGCCCTGCGTTTCCACACCGTGGGCTACGGCTGCACCACCTGCATCGGCAACTCGGGGCCCCTGCCCGAAGATATTTCCAAGGCGGTCAAGGAAGGCGACCTGGTGGTGGCAGCAGTGCTCTCGGGCAACCGCAACTTCGAGGGTCGGGTCAACCCCGACGTAAAGGCCAACTACCTGGCCTCGCCCATGCTGGTGGTGGCCTACGCGCTGGCCGGGCGGATCGACATCGACTTCACCAGCGAGCCCATCGGCTACGACCCCAACGGCAAGGCCATCTTCCTCAAGGACATCTGGCCCAGCCAGGAAGAGATTCGCCAGGCCGTCCACCAAACCCTGGATGCCGAGATGTTCCGCCGCCAGTACGCCACCGTCTTCGAGGGCGACGAGCGCTGGAAGGCCCTCCCGGCCCCCACCGGCCAGCTCTACCAGTTCGACCCGGCCAGCACCTACATACAGAACCCACCCTTCTTCGAAAACCTGAACCAGGCCCGTGAGATCGGCGACATCAAGGGGGCGCGGGTGCTGCTGCTTTTAGGCGACTCCATCACCACCGACCACATCTCGCCCGCCGGCAACATCGCCAAAAACTCCCCGGCAGCCCGCTACTTGATGGGCCACGGGGTCGAACCCGCCGACTTCAACTCCTACGGCTCGCGGCGTGGCAATCACGAGGTGATGATGCGCGGCACCTTCGCCAACATCCGCATCCGCAACCTGATGCTGGACGGCAAGGAAGGCCCCTACACCAAGAAGCTGCCCAAGTCCGACCGGGGCGCCGAACCGGGCTCGGGTGAGGAGATGTTCGTCTACGACGCCGCCATGCAGTACAAGGCCGAGGGCACGCCCCTGATCGTGATCGGCGGCGCCGAGTACGGCAACGGCAGCAGCCGCGACTGGGCCGCCAAGGGCACCTATCTGCTGGGCGTGAAGGCCGTTATTGCCCAGAGCTTCGAGCGTATCCACCGCAGCAACCTGGTGGGCATGGGCGTGCTGCCCCTGCAGTTCCAGCCCGGCCAGAACGCCGCCAGCCTGGGCCTCACCGGCTACGAGGTGTACGACATCCTGGGCCTCGAGGACATCACCCCCGGCAAAGAGCTCACCGTGGTGGCTACCCGGGCCGATGGGAGCCAGGTGAGCTTCCAGGTCAAAGCCCGCATCGACACCCTGGTCGAGGTGGACTACTACAAAAACGGCGGCATTCTGCAGACCGTTCTGAAAAACATGCTCTCCGAAAAGGCGAAAGCGTAAAACCTACCCTACAGCGATGGCGGGGGCTTTGCCTCTGCCGTCGCTTTTTAGGCACCCTTCATATGAACCCCGCCTGAATCGTTCCGTTAGGGAGAGGTTAGGGCATCATCGTTTTCAGGCTGTTGCTACCCGCGCTTCAGGCGGGGGCCCCAGAAAAAGAACAAATCGAAGACATCTGTTATCAATATTAGGAGCGCTCCAAGGAAACCCCTCAATTAGCTGCATTAGCCACTCGTTGGCAGCGCCAGGATTGCCAATCACTTGGGGGCGAGGTGGGCTGGGGGCTGTGCTAACATAGCAGCGTGCGCTTTAGAGGGGCCGGGTAGCCTGCCCCTGCAGGTTGCTGGCTTTTTATTGGAGATTCGATGAAACCTAGTGTCAGTGTCGTGGTACCGGCCCGCAACGAAGAAGAGATGATTGGGGCATGCCTGCAGTCGATATTAAAGCAGGAGCCTGCCCCCCACGAAGTCATCCTGGTTGACAACGGCTCCACCGACCGCACCGGCGAAATCGGGCGCAGCCTGGGTGTGCGGGTCATCTACCAGCCCAAGCCCGGCCTGCACATTGCCCGCCAGACGGGCCTCGAGGCCGCTACCGGAGAGGTTGTGGCCGCCACCGATGCCGACTGCAGGGTAGAGCCCGGCTGGATCGCGGCCATCCAGGAGGCTTTTAGCGACCCGGAGGTGGTGGAAACCTACGGCCCGCTCGAGTTTTTCGATGGCCCCCTCTTCGACCGCATGCTCTCGCGCTACGGCTACCC encodes:
- the acnA gene encoding aconitate hydratase AcnA, producing MAYRDDFKTRKSLSTKMGEVHYFDIMELERQGIAPVSRLPFSIRVMLESLLRNHDEYKITKDDVVALANWQPDPGEVNVPLMLARVILQDFTGVPAVVDLAAMRDAVAKLGGDPEMINPTVPVDLVIDHSVQVDYFGTSYAFAQNVELEYKRNEERYRLIKWGQNALKNFRAVPPGTGIVHQVNLEYLASVVMTQKDEDGKLYAFPDSLVGTDSHTTMINGLGVLGWGVGGIEAEAVMLGQPYYMLAPKVIGFKLLGELPEGATATDLVLRVTEMIRKHGAVGKFVEFYGPGVSKLSLADRATIANMSPEYGATMGYFPIDDETLAYLRLTGRSDEQVDLVEKYAKAVGLWRTDEAAPVYSEHLELDLSTVVPALAGPKRPQDRVNLGEVKQSFLEHLTKDPKERGFGLKPEQLDKKVVVQRGRDEFELAHGSVVIAAITSCTNTSNPSVMLGAGLLAKKAVEAGLDTQPWVKSSLAPGSKVVTEYLDAAGLTPFLEALRFHTVGYGCTTCIGNSGPLPEDISKAVKEGDLVVAAVLSGNRNFEGRVNPDVKANYLASPMLVVAYALAGRIDIDFTSEPIGYDPNGKAIFLKDIWPSQEEIRQAVHQTLDAEMFRRQYATVFEGDERWKALPAPTGQLYQFDPASTYIQNPPFFENLNQAREIGDIKGARVLLLLGDSITTDHISPAGNIAKNSPAARYLMGHGVEPADFNSYGSRRGNHEVMMRGTFANIRIRNLMLDGKEGPYTKKLPKSDRGAEPGSGEEMFVYDAAMQYKAEGTPLIVIGGAEYGNGSSRDWAAKGTYLLGVKAVIAQSFERIHRSNLVGMGVLPLQFQPGQNAASLGLTGYEVYDILGLEDITPGKELTVVATRADGSQVSFQVKARIDTLVEVDYYKNGGILQTVLKNMLSEKAKA
- a CDS encoding glycosyltransferase, with amino-acid sequence MKPSVSVVVPARNEEEMIGACLQSILKQEPAPHEVILVDNGSTDRTGEIGRSLGVRVIYQPKPGLHIARQTGLEAATGEVVAATDADCRVEPGWIAAIQEAFSDPEVVETYGPLEFFDGPLFDRMLSRYGYPLFLGIMAKLGQPNTAGGNHAVRRAVALEVGGYDVPYGEDLRLMLKLRARGKIVYTPKARVLTSGRRLSKGRWKMYGVHLKNIWARLRGAPQDYGNDYYADRERQ